In Erigeron canadensis isolate Cc75 chromosome 1, C_canadensis_v1, whole genome shotgun sequence, a single window of DNA contains:
- the LOC122580743 gene encoding uncharacterized protein LOC122580743 translates to MDTSWISLPRSTIEYKRRLDEFLDYIFYIEGKNGQISCPCIDCGNQIWVDREEARTHLLCEGFIKGYTIFPLNSKPCDTPMLDAEDDMQGLVHDAFHGFGENRLESKIETQNEGRIMPNTTTKKFYEVLEDAKKELYPGCKKFSVLSFIIRLYHGKCVGKCSDKGFSLMLDTVREAFPDASIPKSLYEVRKIIRELGLSYDKIDACPNDCMLYWKENINKTKCDTCHTSRYKTSEDSKDESTTPSSEKKIAAKILRYFPLIPRLQRLFMSSKTAAYMRWHEESRTKDGYLRYPADTPAWKTFDFKYPDFACESRNVRLGLATDGFNPYRTMSVSHSTWHVVLMPYNLPPWMCMQQPYFFLSLLIPGPSAPGNNIDVYMEPLVAELKELWDINGVETYDASKNSNFQMRASLLWTISDFPAYANLSGWSTKGELSCPSCHRHTKAQRLTHSKKYCFMGHRRYLSCDHYFRKDKKSFDGTEEQERQPRGLTGSEVLDELHGFEIKFGKLVKSNPNLPFNWKKRSIFFELPYWKDNLLRHNLDVMHIEKNVCDNII, encoded by the coding sequence ATGGATACGAGTTGGATTTCTTTACCAAGATCTACCATTGAATATAAAAGACGTCTTGACGAATTTCTtgattatatcttttatatcgAGGGTAAAAATGGACAGATATCATGTCCATGCATTGATTGCGGTAATCAAATATGGGTAGATCGGGAGGAGGCTAGAACACATCTGCTATGTGAAGGGTTTATTAAAGGTTATACAATTTTCCCTTTGAATTCCAAACCATGTGATACGCCTATGTTAGATGCTGAAGATGACATGCAAGGGTTGGTGCATGATGCCTTCCACGGGTTTGGTGAGAACAGACTAGAAAGTAAAATAGAAACTCAAAATGAAGGTCGGATTATGCCAAACACAACTACAAAAAAGTTCTATGAAGTGTTGGAAGATGCAAAGAAAGAACTATATCCAGGGTGTAAAAAGTTCTCGGTTCTTTCATTTATCATCAGACTGTATCATGGCAAGTGTGTTGGGAAATGTAGTGACAAGGGTTTCAGCTTGATGCTTGATACAGTGAGGGAAGCCTTCCCCGATGCTTCCATACCAAAGTCATTGTATGAGGTAAGGAAAATCATACGAGAGTTGGGACTTAgttatgataaaattgatgcatgtCCTAACGATTGTATGCTATACTGGAAAGAAaatatcaacaaaacaaaatgcGATACATGTCACACGTCAAGGTATAAAACAAGTGAAGATTCTAAAGATGAGTCAACCACACCTAGTTCTGAAAAGAAGATTGCAGCAAAGATCTTGCGTTATTTTCCGCTCATACCACGATTGCAAAGGCTATTTATGTCATCTAAAACAGCTGCCTACATGAGATGGCACGAAGAGAGTCGCACGAAAGATGGTTATTTGAGATATCCAGCAGATACCCCAGCGTGgaaaacatttgattttaagtatCCTGATTTTGCCTGTGAATCTCGTAATGTCAGGCTTGGTTTAGCCACTGATGGGTTTAACCCTTATAGAACAATGAGTGTTTCTCATAGTACATGGCATGTTGTTTTGATGCCATACAATCTTCCTCCTTGGATGTGTATGCAACAACCTTACTTTTTTCTATCTTTACTTATACCTGGCCCATCTGCTCCTGGGAATAACATAGATGTCTATATGGAACCGTTAGTGGCCGAGTTAAAGGAGTTGTGGGATATTAATGGAGTAGAGACTTATGATGCATCAAAAAACAGTAACTTTCAGATGCGTGCATCTTTGTTATGGACGATAAGTGACTTTCCAGCTTATGCAAATTTATCAGGCTGGAGCACCAAAGGTGAACTTTCATGTCCTTCTTGCCATAGGCATACAAAAGCACAACGCTTAACTCATAgcaaaaaatattgttttatggGACATCGTCGATATTTGTCATGTGATCATTATTTCCGAAAAGATAAAAAGTCTTTTGATGGCACAGAAGAACAAGAGAGACAACCACGTGGCTTAACTGGGTCAGAAGTACTTGATGAGCTACATGGTTTTGAAATTAAGTTTGGAAAACTTGTGAAGAGCAACCCAAATCTACCATTTAACTGGAAGAAAAGAAGTATTTTTTTTGAGCTACCATACTGGAAAGATAACTTGCTACGCCATAATCTAGATGTAATGCATATTGAGAAGAATGTTTGTGACAACATCATTTGA
- the LOC122580869 gene encoding glycine-rich protein DOT1-like — protein MARTRSSAGTSGGRGRGRGENEDSGQGRSISQGTGRSGGRGIGCGSGPEVVQGVGRSAGRGNEQAGGRGTGRGVDRGAGRGGGLGSGRGRGRGGAENETTNEQGRMQPDPAMIAMIAMITQVVNTILAQNAQNAENAENEDAQYDDAQYDDDQYEDAGDDQDGE, from the coding sequence ATGGCAAGAACAAGATCTAGTGCTGGAACTAGCGGCGGTcgtggaagaggccgtggtgaaAACGAAGACTCTGGTCAAGGTCGTAGTATTAGTCAAGGAACTGGACGGAGTGGAGGTCGTGGTATTGGTTGTGGCAGTGGGCCTGAGGTAGTTCAAGGTGTTGGCCGCAGTGCAGGTCGTGGAAATGAACAAGCTGGAGGTCGAGGTACTGGTCGTGGCGTTGATCGTGGTGCAGGCCGCGGTGGCGGCCTAGGTAGTGGTCGTGGACGCGGTCGTGGTGGAGCTGAAAATGAAACCACTAATGAGCAAGGTAGAATGCAACCAGACCCAGCCATGATTGCCATGATTGCCATGATCacccaagtggttaatactatactcgcacaaaatgctcaaaatgcaGAAAATGCAGAGAATGAAGATGCTCAATATGATGATGCTCAGTATGATGATGATCAGTATGAGGATGCAGGGGATGATCAGGATGGTGAATAA